The window ATAACTCATGCACTGTGTGAGGATTTCGAAAAAGTCCCTGTGCATACCCATGAGCTAACAACCCAtgaagctctttctgcaaatctatACCCTTAACCTTACGCTTTTGTAAAAAGCtagtaaataaatcatatgctgcttgcctttctctATCCATGTTAAAGATAACAGCGCGCTTCTTGCAGCCCTTCAAGGCTTCGGCAGCACGTATCGGCCGGGCTCTCCGATGAGGTCACCCGGGGTGCGGcactttccctttttcagcGGTGCTTTCGCCGTCCTCAGCTGCAGTAGGACCTGAACTCCTTACACCGATCGACTGTGGCTACCGGCTATCACATCATGGAGTCACCAATTGTCGTGATCGGCGGAGGAATtgcctcacacaatatgcgtgaacagcaaatcccaaagtttattgatagctcaaacatatttatattggtgttaatgaagcttatacatattgcaaaagctgagctcattattggttaaagcacacttagatcaaccacacctacttctatgctctaatgattattttgtttctatgtttacattcttatagctactctacctaggctatcttcattttctggcaagcgattttctcccccatcttcctgtttcagcgaaggtcactatgacttttgtcagtgattggacactggttgcttaatccccagcttgtttcccctattcTTATCCAACAGTATCACAtcgaagtggcctttctcagctagcaaattatccacaaagctctccacagagCATCAACAAAACGTCTACCCTGGAATCAGGAAGGGCAGACCTTGGCCTGTTCAGGATGCAGATTTGGAGAGTACTGAATCAggtactgattttttaaagggaaacagCCTTAAAAACAAAGGTGTCCATGAAGGATGGACACACCTCAAGAAAGGAATCTtaaaggggaaggagcagcctgtgcctctgTGACAAAGTTtaaccagagaggaaaatgacTGTCCTGGCTGGGCATGAGCTTTTTGTgggaactcagaaaaaataGGTCAGGCAGGTCAGGAAGTGTTTAAGGATGTTGTTGggtcatgcagaaagaaaaatagagagatGAAAGCTCAATTAGAGCTTCACCTGGCCACTTCtgtaaaaagtaataaagaaaattttttataaataaactaaTAGCAAAAGGAGGAATAAGGAGAACCTCTACTTGAGAGTGGATGCAGTGGGGAACAGAGTAActaaagataaggaaaaggctgagctgcTTAACACCTTGTGTACctcaattttcaacaataagACAGCTTGTCCTCAGGATAAGTGTTCTCCTGAGCTgtagatgggcacagggagcagaacagcccccctgtaatccaggaggaagcagctggggacctgctgagccactcagatgctcacaggtgtctctgggagcagatgggatccatcccagggggatgagggagctgtggatgagctccccaagctgctctccatcatttaccatcagtcctggctcagcagggaggtcccagagcactggaggtgccaatGTGAGCCCAACcccaagaagggctggaaggaggagctggggaactccaggcctgtcagcctgacctgggtGCCCGGCAAGGGTATGGAACAGATCAccttgagtgccatcacagggcacccacaggatggcccagggatcagagccagccagcgtgGATTTCAATATCTGCACTGCTGATCTGCATGAGGGGACTGAGTCCAGCATCAGcaaatctgcagatgacaccaagctgggtgtgagtgtggatctgctggaggctaggagggctctgcagagggacctggacaggctggatccagggcccaaatccaacaaggtgaggttgaacaagaccaagtgctggctcctgcactttggccacaacaacccctgcagcgctacaggctgggaacagagtggctggagagcggccaggcagaaagggacctgggggcactgatggacagcaggctagacatgaggcagcagtgtgcccaggtgggcaagaaggccaatggctcctggcctgcatcaggaatggtgtggccagcaggagcagggcagggattcttGCCCTgcactcggcactggtgaggccacacctcgagtgctgtgtccagttctgggcccccaatttaggaaggccatggaggggctggagcgtgtctaGAGAAGGGCAAcgaggctggggaggggtctggaacacaagtcctgtgaggagcagctgagggagttggggttgtttattgtggaaaagaggaggctcagggagacaAGGTGGTGTCAGGGCTcaagttggacttgatgatctccaaggtcttttccaaccttgctgattctgtgattctctggaaCCACCCTTGGAGCAGGtgcaggaggagccctgggcctcctcttccggagctccagcagcccaggtccctcagcttctcctgccagccccaacGCCCATCCTGTCagtcctgcagagcctctgcagcccctcctcactgcccagaacagggagccccagagccagacacagcagcccagatgtgcccccctggcctggggtgcctctggcaagggagcagcagcaggcactgcaggagcctgcagaaaattcctgcagcacttgtaggatgatcctgctgcccaagggacgTTCCCATGGGGCCAGGTCAGGAACTGCAATGGGGAGTGgggccagagaggaaagggcaaaGAGGGATGCAGgggagggaacagggatgggCAATAGGAAGAAATCTGGAtcaggaaagaggaaataaagcaaaggtgaagccaaggaaatgctcagggcagtttgagggtggctgccaggcagccttggctctgagcaacagcgtctgcagtgggacaggaaactcccagctgatgggaacaaactttctggctgactgcagaggccaggacaaagctgagtggtttccctggtgtcccGCAGgccttgctggccccaggggctgatggcatttgtgctcgctcaggttcatgtccccacagcaacagcatgggggtgctgcccctgctgtgtgcaatgcaaacaggggctgctgagccagtgctgccgtgtctgtgcctgcaaggatggggcacctgtgtgagctgggggagaggccagggctgcagaggggggatgttgttggcagctgcatgaggacgctctgggacgctgccctgggctgtgcagcgcactggggatggatcagcccctgctctgctgctccttcccgtctgccccagggcccttgcagagccccagccatgctgtttgcccccagcctgcccacggccagcctggggctgctcacgggggtttctgtgctgagcattggcctggccgtgttcttgagagagcctgggcaaggagcctggagcccccagggcctggcctgaggcgtcagcgctgccccagcagtgcccatggcctgtccctgctgcagccccggcactgccacccccagggctgtgcccggccccgagagcactcaggccctgcagcaacaccagggccaccagggcagcggggcagggccacggcagcagcactggcaacaccaagtgctgctgctgctgctgggcacagctgctgggccagcactgatctgccccagctctgcacacagacattgctgctgcagctccagagagggAACAGAAGGGGCATCTCTGGTGAAAACTTTGCTGGGagatcttttatttcatttaaagccACCGAGAGTGCAGCCCCTCTTTGACACAGTCTGAGGCCACAGTAAAGGGGGAAGTGGCACAAACAATAGCCTTGGTTTAGGGAGAatactaaaaaaagaaagaacaggaaaaaaaccaaaccaatagATCTATCAAAGATGACTTTTATTAAAAGTGAATTGCAGAAATTGGCAACCAGTTTAATGCTTCTGAAATTGTCCAGTGATCAGTGtccacactgcagccttgagctcctggttcctcaggctgtaaATGAGGGGGTTCAGAGCCGGAGGTACCACCGAGTACAGAACTGACACTgccagatccagggatggggaggagatggaggggggCTTCAGGTGAGCAAACATGATGGTGCTGAGGAACAGGGAGACCacggccaggtgagggaggcaggtggaaaaggctttgtgccgtccctgctcacaggggatcctcagcacGGCCCTGATgatctgcacataggagaaaaccATGAACACAAAACAGCCAAAAGCTATAGAGACAGTGAAAACAGAAACCTTAAGTTCGCTGAGGTaggatttggagcaggagagcttgaggatcTGGGGGATATCACAGAAGAACTgtcccagggcattgccatggcacaggggcagggaaaatgtattggctgtgtgcagcagagcattgagaaagccactggcccaggcagctgctgccatgtgggcacaagctctgctgcccaggagggtcccgtagtgcaggggtttgcagatggacacgtagcggtcgtagcacatgacggtcaggagggaaaactctgctgaaatgaaaaaggcaaacagaaacacctgtgcagcacatgctgagtaggagatggtgctggtgtgccagagggaattgtgcatggctttggggacagtggtgcagatggagcccaggtcgctgagggccaggttgagcaggaagaagaacatgggcgtgtgcaggtggtggccgcaggctacggcgctgatgatgaggccgttgcccaggagggcagccagggagatgcccagcaagaggcagaagtgcaggagctgcagctgccgcgtgtctgccaatgccagcaggaggaagtgcctgatggagctgctgttggacatttgctggggctgcacattTCAACCTAGAGAAGGAGAGAATACAGGGATATCTAGGGGACATTTCTCACAGAAAAGTCAAAGCCCTTTCTTACAGACCCTTTCCTCCCACTAAACACCTCCCCCTTGTCTATGTCTAGCAGATCTTCCTTCACCTTTCTTGCTGGAGCCCTGATTGCTGCTGGCCAATGTTGTGTGAGGAGCTGGACCTTCAGCTGCAGGACGCCTGGGAGTCAGCACTGACCTCCAGTCAGTGCAGGGGAACAGTCAGAGCAGGGGCCAGTCCTGGTGTtcaacttggaaaaaaaatcttccagtaaggctgcagagctgcctgggtgAAGGGATGGGGATTGCTGGAGGCAGAACGAGAGATTCTGCTGCACTGGGGAAGAACAGAGAGtccagggaggcaggagggttGTCTGAGGCTTAGTGCAGACTGaggggagctgctctgtccctctctcctgtTCCAGCTTCCCTGCACTTGCACCTTTCTGAAATCCAGTCCCGTGTTACCCTGGACAGCCAGGAgacactgctgagagcagagggatCCCTGGCACACAAAGtggctcctgcctttcccagagtCAGGAGAGTGGGCTCATTGCCAGcctcccaggctgccctgcccagagctccccgggcacagggagctgggacacgccattgctgtgctcagcctgcacaggaggagcccaagggctgggcctggccctgcagctggaactgcCATTGCAGAGAGCCCCtcagcaatgccagcagcacctgggcaagGCAAGGGGAGAGATAGAGAGAGTCGGGCCTGAGGAAaagcctttccctgcctttccctgcccagccctgcccagcccctgccaggcagcagcagggcaggacagtggCCCTCAGGCCCTGGTCAGCAGGGTATGGGCACATGGCCGGAGAGATGCCCTTcatctctggggctgctctgccggcccaggagggactgagggccccgagcccccgggctgagggctgtgctggctgcgaGGGGACacaagagctgtgctgctcagggcagtgtctgccctgcagggcaggccCGGCAGGTGCcacacctgccctgcagcagggctgccctcagcactgcctccctccctccctgcccacggctctgctgctggagctgtcccagccccagctgctcctgtggccccgggctccttccctgccagagctgccagagcccagcccagcccctgggccagccctgccctgcagctgctcagctctgcagggattAAAGaacagctcccccagcctgggcaccatGGAAAGGCGATGCTGCATGGATCTGGAGGCTGGGCAGGTGCAGGCACTTGCTGAAGTGCCCAAGAATCCTCAGGGTGATGGTTTAAGAgtctcagcccctgctctcctATGCACAGCTGAGTTTCcattgcctcctcctcctcctcctcctcctcctgtgccacagagaaactgggagagtcctcctgacacgtcccccaggctctggggtgtgctggcttcaggagatccctccaggagcacaggggacattgccctccacccacacactcaccatacacagggctgtgaagatctttccccaggtgaagtctcagctcaatgtcttcccaatcctgattgccttcagcctgtctctgcctggctcctgtgccctcagtgcctgcaggcagagccctcagccctgctgggctgggagaggagctggccctgggaagagctgttcctttaaagctcagcagcacagacacagcacaaggactttagTGAGCCTCTTGgggatttggtgttgtttacatcagactcagtccctgagagagtgctcaaaaaacttctcaagaaTTCAAAGTTAAATTGAAACACTGAAGTTTCCTGAAGTTTTAATGGGTCCCATAGAGGAACACCACTgggaaagtgtccccaggttccagttagAACACAACCctggaggcagtgatgacagctggggacaaagaaggccaaggtgtctctggtgctgagcaaagctggatgtgtttgaggaatgccaagggccaaggcctgagccccagggcctggccaggcagatcctgtccctccctccttgctcagggctcttgccggGATGGGCTCTGGCACgtggggatgtgcaatgccaagggcaggagcatggggcggcccctgccaggctgctgagcagggacaaggaggccatgaggccccaggcctgcaagggtcacttgtctcctgctcctgcctcagtgctttcctttttatggaaaagaaccatccctccttcccaggcaccCTTGGTGGGAAAACAGGACTCCCATACAACTAACCAATATGATTAAGCTGAAGCCATTGATTGTTTACATTATGCACTTATTTATGCATTCTAACTCTACTGCACACACTGATCACGCAGCTCTTCATTGGTGCCTCTCTCTTGTCCTTGTGTTCTGCACTCACTTCTCTGGGTATGTgattggttacagtccaggtggTTCACAGCCCTCTGTTATCTAGTTCTTGTGGTCTTGGtattctgtttctcagcattttctttcttcatttagcacagtttatgtcttagtaaccttgctgaattccagagggctctgataAGAAGAACTACAAGCAATATGGCTGGTGCACAGTGTGGCCTAAgttgttcagatacattgctacaactcccccttcttcttcttgcacCAGCCAAAcccttttcactgtattttctaccAAGTGGGTCTCCAATATCACTATGCATGGAATAGCTTAAAGGAACATAATAATAACTACTAGTAATAACAAAGCTTCCTTTAAGGTATCTTTCAATCATCCAGTTATTCCCCATCCCTCAAACCATTCATCCAAGCCCCAATCATTCAGAGTTAATTTCTTCATGTTGTCTTGTAGTTGTTTGAGTTTCCTGTGAATGGATGTAGACTGGCCAGAGAGATTCATacaacacattccttcaaaatcctcacacctgtgcccatgtgctaacagcaaaaaatctatagcagctctattttgcagtgtgccatGTCTAATACCATCTACATCAGTgagcatttgatttaaaatagctgaacttgtgttcagtgtgggaatccacaaaatcagagggtttttggggaagctgcaaaaggcaggcctcagagacagcaggactgtgattagagctaagcagtagccctgagattggtcagcagaaaaattatttaaaaagtagaaaagcaaggacaaatagaacaatagtctgtgtattaacgcttaTCTAGAAaaactctctaagctacagaaaagttcttctagcaagatattaggaactttgaagcttaataatggagctctgtgcattgtgttttaaggcttacaagcaggtattgtattcaaaataatcaagcattgttttaaccaaaggtacctgtgcttattgtggttggatagaactactatcaatatgcttttgctttgtgggattggtcaaaaaacttttaaagtaagttgtaacattgcGTTCTTTGTCTTCTGCCGAGGAcacgagctgctggcatcttcccattgtcaataccatgtaatgagactgatgctggaaaataaaacagctcaaagcacgttccacagcagccccgtcccgtttgtgatttgtacatagcCCCTGGCTCTCTCTATACATAAAGACAGACTGTTCAAAGTACTTTATGCTATGAATTTCATGAATTGCTCTCAAAAAGAACCAAACCCCCCTGTCTTAAGGCACTTTCATAACAACATGTACACACACCTCAAAGAAAGACCTCCAGTACTTGACCAGAATCATGAATCTAAAATTATTGAAGGGCCATACCCTCTCGCTATGTGGGGGAGAGGATATGCTTGTGTTTCTACAGATACAGGACCCTGGTGGATTCCCAGAAGATTTATCAGTAGACCACAGATCTGACGATGACCCCTCGAATGAACACAAAGTCAGATCCCCTTCCCACCAtgccacagaagcagctttctcttggagatgaagaaaaaagaaattcatatatCCAAACATTGTGGCAAGGACACTCATTGCACGTAGATACATCCCACTGATAACATCCATGTCAATCTCAAATGCAGACAcacccctgccttttccaccatcCCTCTACCAGTGACCTTTTATCCCTACCcccccctctttcccctcttgaaactgctcctttttccctccctcaaacttcccttaaaaaagagaaaggcgTGATTGGGAGGAGTTGGTAAGAACTATAGGgggaacttaaaaatatttaagaatgtcTTAAAATAAGTCAACTAATGTGTGTTTTTACCATACACAAGTGAAAACTACCCAGTGGGAAAGAAGAAGTATGATTCTTTCTGTCACACCCTCCAGGGCACCCCACAGCAGAACCAGTGCCATCGTTGTCATCGTCTTTATCAGCGCCCTCATCTGTATCCAAGTGACCACCGGCTGGATCGTccctcagccaaaacaaaacatctgggTCACTTTGGCAAAGTCATTAAAGCAAGACAATCTTTGCATGGCCATTGGAAACGTAGACGGTCTGCTCTTAACATGCCTGGTGGGAGTCCCCCTGTCACCAAACGACTGCCCGTATGTAGGTAAGAAACCCaaccccatggacacctgggaCGAATGGATGAAGATCCTCCCACACCATGTGTccacaggacttgcttttccaggcccaggatggtgttctgggcagtggtgtgaggcacagggtcggtctccagccatcccgtggtggcttccaccatggtcagcacgtagcgcttgccctggcgtgtctggggcagtgtgatggagtcaatctgccaggcctccccatacttgtacttggaccacCGCCCACCGTACCACAGGGGCTTCACtcgcttggcctgcttgatggcagcacacgtctcacagtcatggataacctgagaaatactgtccatggttagatccacccctcggtctcgTGCCCACTTACAGGTGGCGTCTCTGCCCTgatgacctgaggcatcatgggcccattgagctaggaacaactcccccgtatgttgccaatctaagtctatctttgGCACCTCTATCTTTGCAGCCTGACCTACCTGCTCGTTGTTTTGGTGTTCCTCACTAGCCcgactcttggggacatgggcatctccatggcagactttcacaggtagcttCTCCAACCAAGAAGCAATGTCTTCccattcatcagcagcccagattgattttcctctatgctgccagttggactttttccacctttccagccaaCCTCACAGATCACTGGCTATCATCCATGAATCGATATAAAAGGTATCGTTTTGgccccttctctctttcagcaatgtccagggccatcTGAATGGCTTTGAGTTCAGTAaattgacttgatccaccttctcctttggtAGCTTGTGCAATctgtcgtgtggggctccatacagctgctttccatttccagttcatCCCTACAATGCAACAGGAACCGTCAGTGAAAACAGCGTAGTGTGTTTCCTCTGCTGGTAGTTGGTTGTACGGTGGAGCTTCCTCAGCCCGTGTCACTTGTAcctgctcctctttgtcagtgagaccaaagttttcaccttacagccagtttgtatttatctccaaaatcccaaggCGATTCAGGTTTCCAATACAGGCACGCTGTGTGATCAGAGCAACCCATTTGCCCCATGTGGTGTCAGAGGTGTGGTGGGTACAGagaacctttcttttaaacatccaccccagcaccagtAGTCGGGGTGgcaggaggagttgtgcttctgtGCCAATCACCTCTGAGGTCCCTtgaactccttcataggcagccaagatttccttctcagtgggagtgtagttggcttTGGATCCTCTGTAACATTggctccagaatcccagtgaTCGGCcttgagtctccccaggcaccttctgccaaaggctccaggacaagccattgttcctggctgcagagtagagcacgttcttcacctctgctcctgtcctgactgggccaagggctactgcatgagcgatctcctgcttgatctgagcaaaggctggttgctgctcagggccccagtggaactCGTTCTTCTTGCAGGGGACCAGGTGGAGAGGGCTCACAATCTGGctgtactcaggaatgtgcattctccaaaaacctatggctaagaaagcttgtgtttccttcttgctggtcgGTGGAGACATTGTTGTGATCTTACTGATTACCTCAGTGTGAATCTGACAccatccatcttgccacttcactcccagaaGCTGGATCTCTCGGGCGGGTCctttgactttgctcttcttgatggtgaagccagcttccagcagaatctggatgatgctctctcctttctcaaacacttccattgCCGTGTTCCCCCACTCAATGATGTCCTCGATGTACTGcaggtgttctggagcctcacccttttccagcgcagcctggatcagtccatggcagatggtggggctgtgcttccacccctggggcagttggttccaggtgtactgcacgcccctccaggtgaaagcaaactgaggcctgcattctgctgccagcagaatggagaaaaacacattagcaatgtctatagtggcaaagcactttgctgccttggactccagctcgtactGGAGCTCCAGCATGTCCGGCACAGCTGCgctcagtggtggagtcacttcattcaagccacgatagtccacagtcaatctccattctctgtcagattgtgcacaggccagatggaggtgttgaagggtgagtgagATTTGCTGagcaccccttggctctccagctcacagaTCATTCTGTGGATGGGGATCACGGCATCTCAATTCGTTGCTATTTCACCGTGACTTGGCATTTTCCTATCTTTAAGCCTCTTCCCTCCGTCGAGCCCTAGCAGGCTCGGAGCCTGCTACAGATCACGGCATCTCAATTTGTTCAACACTGCCAGTGGTGCACCGTCGAGGTGACAATTGGTACTCGTTGCTCTTCCACCCTCAggagtcctactgcagatgagtgttctgatagtccaggcaaggtgttcaactgcTTAATGTTCTCTGCCTCTACTGCAGCTATTCCAAAAGGCCACCGGAGTCCCTTGGGGTGTTTGTGAAGCCATTCTGGTAGAAGTCTATGCCCAGAATacatggggcctctgggccagtcacaataggatgtttctgccactccttcccagtcaggctcacctcaGCTCCCAACAGGGTCAATTGCTGTGATCCCCCCGTCACcccagcaatggaaacaggttctgcCCCCACATGTCCCGATGGCATTAGGGTACACTGCACACCAGTATCAACTAAGGtgttgtatttttgtggctctgatgtgccaggccatcgGATCCACATCCAGAAAATCCGGTTCTACTGTGCCTCTCCATGGCTAGAGGCAGGACCCCCCTAGCTctggttattatttctttcctgggcataCATGGTAgaggttccttcaaggggatctgACAGATCACACCTGGCAGCTCAGTCATGGGAGGTTGGGGCTGCCTTCACTTTAGTGGAACTCCCTCAGAtagtgtttccctccttgagTTGATGCACccgtgctgccaggagagaagtggatttcccatcccaccttcccatgtcttccccatggtcaCGCAGGAAGAACTACAGGTTGGCTCATTGGGTGTACCCTCTCTCTCTAGCTGGGGGATGTTGGGCTCTGACTTTGGGGCCTGTAACCTGCACTGGTGCCAAACTGatcttcctcacctcctccttcatCTCTCTCATTGTAGGAAACATatgtttgtgctgttcttgtgagccagcaaaggcttcctgaagataaggaaagccccatatctctctggaggaaggtaccaaggctatcaccatgacaccatggagaaagagagagagttaGAAGATAGGGACTTTAGTTGGCTCACAAAGTGACCTGGCTCCTTGTTCACctactgagaactttgtttctttcttatgaccaatgggcagtgaatgtgtctgttcagtaaatgtaaatatcttgacAGAGTATAACAGCAACATGTTGctataataaatctctcttgcacccttctgatggagtCGTGGTACTTTGTGCTGTGTCGTGGCCTATATCGGCAtctggtggccctgccatgatTGCAACAGGActgtaaaaaaggaaagacaaaagagggaaaaagttGAAAGGTACCCTAAAAACGAGTGAAGGCAGCAAGGACGCTGCGGAGGTCCAGACCTAATTCAGACGTCTGATTCGAGGTAAGGGatttggaaaaataatgggaaataatttattaaatgagaaaaaggcTGTTTTGTCCACGTGGAAGgctttatttaaaaggaaaaatgttcaagCTTCTGATTATGCTCTTGGTAGTTTACTGACATGGTGTAAATCACAGGACTTTGAAGCTGATGCCGACACTGCCTTCAGTGTCCGGGCATGGAAAAAGGTTGGGAAGAGACTATGGGAAGAGATATCTAAGGGGTATAAGACAGTTGTTGATTTGGCTGCTACCTGGAGACTGTTGTATGAGGCGTTGAAGGTGTAATATATGttatgaaataattcatgcttatAGAGAGAACATATTTTATAAGACTGTGAAATCCAAACT of the Molothrus aeneus isolate 106 unplaced genomic scaffold, BPBGC_Maene_1.0 scaffold_34, whole genome shotgun sequence genome contains:
- the LOC136570512 gene encoding olfactory receptor 14J1-like, translating into MSNSSSIRHFLLLALADTRQLQLLHFCLLLGISLAALLGNGLIISAVACGHHLHTPMFFFLLNLALSDLGSICTTVPKAMHNSLWHTSTISYSACAAQVFLFAFFISAEFSLLTVMCYDRYVSICKPLHYGTLLGSRACAHMAAAAWASGFLNALLHTANTFSLPLCHGNALGQFFCDIPQILKLSCSKSYLSELKVSVFTVSIAFGCFVFMVFSYVQIIRAVLRIPCEQGRHKAFSTCLPHLAVVSLFLSTIMFAHLKPPSISSPSLDLAVSVLYSVVPPALNPLIYSLRNQELKAAVWTLITGQFQKH